DNA from Cystobacter fuscus DSM 2262:
GGAACCCACCTGGATGGGGGCCGGGGCGACGGGCGCCAGCATTGGATCCGACACCTCGGGCTGAGGTGGCTGCGTGGCGGCCTCCGGGGGAGGCGCGGGGGCGGGGCTGGCCTGGGCCAGCGTCACTCCTGGTGCGAGGACGACGTGTGAGAGCACGGCGGCGAAGAGGTAGGAAGTCATGACAGGCACTTCACAGTGGTGACTGTCCGGGCTCTCGGCTGCTTGTTCCGTGGATCATTGACACTCGAGGACATCTCGGGTGCCGACTGGTGAGCATTCTTTCACTCGAAGCGAAGTGGATGACACACCGCGCCAGCGAGGCGGTTGGGCAGCCGGGCGTTCGAGCGATGGGTGGGAGGAAAGGTGGGGTGGGGCTCAGTCGCGCGCGGTGCTCACCTCGGGGTAGAGCTGGCGCAGGACGTCCATGTGGCGGCGGCGGGAGGCGGCGGCGGCCAGGTGCCAGGTGGCCGCGAACAGGCCCACCGCGAGGCAGCCCCCCCACAGCGCCGCGCGGCCGAGGTGTCCGAGCAGCCAGGTGCCGAGCAGGGGCGAGAGGCAGGCGGAGCCGGCCCACAGGGTGGCGTACGCGCCCTGGTAGACGCCGCGCTGGTGGGGCGGAGCGAGGTCGGCCACCACGGCCGAGGCCACGGGGGCCTGGAGCACCTCGCCGATCGACCACACGGTGACGGCGAGCAGGGCGAGGGGGACGTGCGCGCCGAGCCCGTGCAGCCCGAAGCCCAGCCCCGTGAGGGCCGAGGCCGCCGCGAGCGCGGTGGAGCGCCGCATGGAGCCCAGGAGCCGGCCCGCGAAGGGTTGCAGGAGCACCACGAGCAGGCCGTTGGCCGAGAGCACGAAGCCGAACGTGGCCGGGGTCATGCCCCGCGCGGCCAGGTCCAGGGGCAGCGTCACGTTGTACTGCATGAAGATCATCGCGGTGAGCAGGATGGGCAGGGCGAAGCCGAGGAACACCGTGTCCTGGAAGGGCGCGAGCGAGGGCAGCGAGTGCGCGGCGGTGGACGTGGTGCGCGGCAGGTGGGCGGGGCGCGTCTCCGGCACCTTCCACCAGACGATGACGCCATAGAGGAAGGTGGTGCAGGCGTCCGCGACGAAG
Protein-coding regions in this window:
- a CDS encoding MDR family MFS transporter — its product is MKEAKALVGGLPGTYWYLWTGTLVNRLGSFVVPFLALYLTRERGFRVEEAGGVVALHGAGAVLAGLVGGTLADRIGRRATLLVGLWLGSAAMLALGLARDTWQICTAAFLLGLLGEQYRPAVSAAIADVVPPEHRARAYSLLYWIINVGFSLALPLGGFASRAGFLTLFVADACTTFLYGVIVWWKVPETRPAHLPRTTSTAAHSLPSLAPFQDTVFLGFALPILLTAMIFMQYNVTLPLDLAARGMTPATFGFVLSANGLLVVLLQPFAGRLLGSMRRSTALAAASALTGLGFGLHGLGAHVPLALLAVTVWSIGEVLQAPVASAVVADLAPPHQRGVYQGAYATLWAGSACLSPLLGTWLLGHLGRAALWGGCLAVGLFAATWHLAAAASRRRHMDVLRQLYPEVSTARD